Part of the Triticum urartu cultivar G1812 chromosome 2, Tu2.1, whole genome shotgun sequence genome, TGATGACGCTGATGATGGCGATGACATTGATGAGCAAGATTGATGGTTGGAGCTTGCACTTTGTGTTGAGTTTGGCTTGTTCGGGTCTGTGCTGAGTCTGGCTTGTTGTGGCCAAGGTTGTAAGGTTTTTGCCTTGTTTTTTGCTGATTAATTGGCCAACTCCGTTGTGCTCACTTAACCACCGTTTAAAAAAAAGCCTTGAATGGTTCTTGTGCGAGCCTATACCAAGCTTCGCCCACCGTCGGGCTGAACCAAATCAGCCAAACCGGTTAACGGCTGCCAAAAAAATAGAGCACACACAAAGATCGAGGCTTGCCTGCTTCTCGCACGTGCGCTCATCTATGCTTTCGTGTACGTTGTTTGATTTGATTAAAACAAAATAAGGTTCGGCCTCAACTCTTTAAAATCAGGAAGGAAGATGACTAGATTAAAAAAAAAACAACTGTAGAATGAAGTAGGAGCACGGATGGGAGAAGCATGAGGAGGGACCAAACAAGTCGAAATCGTAACCAAAGCCCAACATCCGAAAAAACTCGAAATATCTCAACGAAAACCCACGCGGAAACCTCACACGTCGCCCTCTTTCCAGCCCGTCTCCGCCTCTACGAGAAGCGGGCCGAGGTGAGCAGCCTTCGCTCCCCATGCAGTTGAAAAGAATCTGGCACCAGTACGAGGGTTACAAGGGAGAGTTAACCTAATTAAAAACGATCAGACAAACTAAACATCCAAGCATAAACCCAATGGCTAGAAAAACCTTCCCACGGAGCATTCTAGATAGAGATGCAGCGCCCAGAAACAAAACCAAAAAAGATTGCCAGATGATACTCGCAAGTCGCAAGTGCTACTAATATACGAGACGACAAGTATAACTGTCACTAACATATAGTTATCCGACTCCCCAGGCATTCAAGTTCTACCAATATACGAGACGATGCAACCAAGTACGGTATATCTGTTGCTACTAGACAGACTTAAGTTCACCCCCTCCTATTAACAAGACATCCGACAACTCTTTCCCAAGAGACTACTGTTTACAGAATGGCGCACTTGTTCGCCGCCAGCCTCCGGAACTCCTCGTTTTCCTCCTGAGCCTTCTCGAGCCTCTCCTTGAGCTTGCGGATCTCCTCGTCGGATTTCAGCCTGGCCTCCGCCGCCACCCTCTCTGCTTCCAGCCTTGCATTCTGTTCTTCCATGAGTTGAACTTGCAGCTTCTCCACCGTGATATTCAGCTTTTCCTCCACCTACGGTTATGTCACAGAGTCAATGCGGTTTCTAACTTGGAAACACATGCATGTAAATAGGCAGCTATTTAGATAGTTCTGGTAAAGTTAAAACAATCTCCAAAATGTCCAAACAAAGCTGGATGTGTAAACAGAACTACAGATATGTCCTAGTACTTTTTCCAACAACTAAAACACACACCTGTTTCGTAAAATATCAACTTATGTAGAAAGGGAAGTATGGCTGTGTGCATCGCGATGACGCAGAGGATGGGGTTTTCAATACCCTTCTCTAAAAATATATATAACTTGTAAAAAGGGAAGTCGCATAAATATAGTTCTATAAATATAACTTCATTAGAAGTACTGTCAACTAATATAGCACCATTAGAAATACATGTAATGGAACATATGCAGCTATGCATTGTAAAGAAGGGGATAAGTTTCTGGAACAAGATTTTAACTAAAAGTAACATAACTAAATGTGAGATTATTTTTAGAGATAAAATAGTATCTGTTACCATGGCAGTAATGTTTGCAAGCTGTTCATCCCGAGTTCTGTGGATCTCCTTCTTCAATTCAGATATTTGGTCCTCTGAATATCCGAGAGCATCATGAACCTCCTTCTCTCTATCATGCACCTCCTACAAGATGAGATAAGCATAAGAATTACAAAATAAAAGCTAGAGATGAGAATCACAAACTATATTTCAACAACATTACCTTAAGGCGAGTGAGCATTTGATCTGTAAATGGGTTTCCTCCATTATTTGCACTAACAGAATCAACCACATCAAGCAACGTTTCGAGCTGCTTAGTTCGAATCCTAGGGTCCTTGGTCTTGTTATCAAAAAGAACCACTCTATTTTTGCATAGCTGAACAACTTTCTGTAGACAGAACATACAAATGTAACTATTTGCACTCAAGCTCATATGATTCAAGAGCCCTGCACATCTCAAGTTTGGCAATGGAAGGTAAAAAAGTATATACCTGCAGATAGTCTGGGGCATTACTTAACATGTTCTTCAATAAATTTTCACCAACTAAATCTCCATAAGTGAAAACTAAGACCAAGTGATCAACGATTTTCTCTCCAAAAAACACTTTGATAGTCTCAATTGTACTAGAATCTTCTCGAGAAAATCGAGACGTAGCAGAAAAAACCATCAACACAGCATGTATCCCATCTTTAGCCATGTTCATGCACTTAACAATTTCTTTGCCAGCATCCTCAGGGGTTACGGTCATGTCAAATAATCCTATCAAGTCAATGAAATGGATGAttagcaaaacaaaataaatatgATGACCTAAGGAAAAAATAGCGCGATCAGTTTTGCAGCAAGGAAGATAAATTTACCGGTTCCCTAGTTTCCACATTACAAAAATACATGAACATTTTCCTACAAACATGATTAGCATTTCTTTATCTTTATTTAGGAAAAATATTGTTTTCCTTACGAAGCTGCTTTCACCtacatgcatgaaagaaatgaaggAAGATGGATGAATATGTTAAGACATGTGACGTTACAGCTGCAAAATATAAAACATGCATGTGCAATTCAAATATCTTGCTCTCCTACATTTCAGTGGCGTTCCCAATACAACATCCAACACTCCAATTGTGATAACTTAAAAGTCAAAATAAGGAGCAATAAATTTGTAATTCACAAAATGAGATTCACCGTTTAATTACAAAACTTTGAATCCTCTATTCAAGATCAACTAGCTGAATGCCCGTGCATTGCTATGGAACTAAGAGGATAATCATCTAATCATGTAGCGGAGTCTCAGTACAAATCCATGGCCACAAAAATTGACATAGGATTAGAATAAACAACACAACCTATAAATATAGCAAAAATAAACAACACAACCTATAAATAGCAAAACCATAAAATACGACAtattttgcaactcctacaaaAATAGTGGAAATCATGGATACTCAGGAAATTGTGGATGGGAGGACGTGGGATGGCAAACAGAACACCACACACTAAGGGTGCTACGGTACTTTTGTTTTGTTAAGAAGTGCAGCAGATGGCTTCTCTATTAGATGTTATTAAACAAAGGATGAGTGGATGAAGGCCAAACATCCAAAGATACTACATCAAACAACTTAGCATAACCAGGAAAAAAAATTGAGATCGTTTCGTACACAAGAAGCAACATACTATATAGACATCGTAGGTTCAAAACATCCTCATTggagaaacaaaataaaataagcAAATTCAAAAGATCCAAAACACTCTTACCTGGTGTATCAATAACATTGATGGTGCGGCCATCCGTCAGCATGGTGCTTCCCATCTGACAAGTGTTTGTCACACTGGCATGAGAGTATTCTGATACAAATGCTTCCCGTCCAAGGATACTATTGCCAGTTGCACTCTTGCCATAGCCAAGTTTTCCAACAAGAACAACAGTGATGTCAGCACTGGGCAACACCCAGTCATCATCATAGTTGCTTCCACCCATTGCAGAAGCTCGAACACTCACAAAATCTGTTCAAAACATCAGGAATCACAACCATGTATCGTATCAATATATCTTCCTAAATGGCAACTTTTAAACAAAATTAGCATTTGAAGAAATTACCCCCCAAACACACATACAGAAGCAGCAAATTCATTCCAACACTGTCTAACTTATGTAAATACTAATACGGTAAACTCTGTACTAGAACTTATGGTCCAGAGAAATATTTCTATATATACCGTATCCGATACGGATTCGTTGGTAGTATCCCTGTTTCTTAGCGCTCCAGAGAAATATTTCTATGTATACCGTATCCGATTTGGATTCGTTGGTAAGTATCTGTGTTATTAGCGCTCCAGAGAAATACTTCTATGTATACCGTATCCGATTCGGATTCGTTGGCAGTATCCGTGTTTCTTAGGGCTCCAGAGAAATATGTCTATGTACATCGGTGTACATAGATATAGTAAAGTCCAAATTTGTTTAGCTGAATATTTATTACTACCCAGCTAGCACATATCACCAATTTAATCCACACACAAAGAGCTGTCAGGAATCTCACAACCTGCTTATTCCTTTTCCAGCACCAAGCGAGCTACCAGGATTGGCTAAGGCTTACTGTACCTACCACATGTGCACACTGCTATTCTGGGCAGGCACCAAAGTAACTACAAGATCAGGTCTAAAAACAGGACTTCCTTCTTGGCACGCACCAAACTGGGTAACTCCACGGCCATGTCATCAATCTTTGCTTATCGCCTATTTTCCCCTCGGTGCCAACACTAACCTGATTTTTACTGGGCAAATAAAAATCACACAGGGAACAAATCTAACAAATTTTGCACCGTAGGCCGATGCTAAACACTGCGTCGCCAGCTGATTAAATCCTCGTAGGAACCAAACGGATGTAGCTTGCTCCAACCCATCTACTACTTCAATTAGGCTCATCGATTCTTGTTGAGCAAAAAACTAGGATCTGTGCTGAAATTCGACCCAGCCGAGAGCCCTACGAGTAGCACAACCAGCGAAAAAGTAGCAGCAGCATGGTCACCGCGCCCGTACCAATCTGCGGCCGACAAGGGAAAACTCGATCGACCCCCAAAACGAAAGAGGACTGTGCTGGAAGCGATACCTGACGGCAGGGAAATTTCTGTCGGCGCCGGCACAGCAGCCACGAACACGGAGGACCCGCAGCAGACGGCCGGAAGTAGGGATCTGCGACGGCGGCGAAGCCCTAGGCGGCTGCGGCGGCGAAGCCCTAGGCGGCTGCGGCGGCGATTCGGTCGCTTGGCGTGTGCGCGAGGGGGGGATAGGAGGAGGCTGCGGGGCTTCTTTTTATTTTGGAGTTTCCAAATCCCTTTTTTTCTTAAGAGACGAAGAAAAGAAGAAACCAAGCCGCACACGCGAGAAGCTGCAGTATTTTGGAGTTTCCGAACCGCACGCGTGAGGGCCACGGCCCATCTCTCTGACTACCAATATTTCTAGTAGCTGGAAAAAACGAGATGGACTTATAACTGCTCGAAGATAAGCACACGCTTCGGTTCTGATTTTATTCCATGTGTTTAAGGGAACTGAATTACAAAAGCGACAGACCATTCACTCCTACCTTATGAAGCAAATCGTGTTTTATTTCAGGGAATAAGGGTATCACGGGCCGTATGAGCAAGCCAATGTGAACATCTATATATTCTGTAAAGACATTTTGACCGAAACAAACTCTTGTTCATCCATGAACATCTTTGATTTCATTGATGAGGTGATCATGCGGTGATCTGACAAGAGAAGCATCACACAGAGCAGCAGCTAGAGTTCCAACGAAATCCGATTGCACCAGACTGGAAGGCTAGACCATTTTGAAGAGCCAAAGTCATATCTCCCATTATCGCATATCCTATATACATAAAAAGTTGATCCCCACTATCCTATTTATCTTAACATGCACACATGCCACCTCATTAAAGGTCCACCACTACATGCATAAGAAAAAGTTTTTCATTATTAGTTGATCTCATGCACACCTTTCATCTCATCACACATGCCACCTCATCAAATGTCCACTTAAAATGCATGATTTTTTCATTACTTTTTGCCACTTATATTAAAAAAATATGCCGACACGGTAATCAAATACAATATATAGTATTTATTTTTAGCTTTAGTTTTTTTTTGCGGAATTAGCTATTAATTCAACTATGGAAGTTTCATACAATTAAGTCACTGAAATATATTGCAATCCGTTCCCGCAGCAACATGCGGGGTATTCTCTAGTATCTCTAATTCGGGTGCATCATTACAACAGAACAATAATAAAGAGGGGCAAAGATGACCTCTTTTTTGCaatttcatgctattatattatcaatcttggatgctttatatgcatttttatgctattttatatcatttttaggactaatctattaacccagtgctagttgttgttttctACTTGTTTTTGCCTTTTTTAGAAAATCAATagcaaacgaagtccaaacacgatgaaactttacggtgattttttCTAGACCAGAAGGGACCCTAGAAGGTTCGGGAGGAGGCTAGAAGAACTACGAGAGAGCTATGAGTTCATAGGGTGCACCACAGGGGGTAAGCATGCCCCCTGAGCTTGGGGGCCCATGCAACTCCGTTTGACCtaattccacctctataaattcacaaatatcCCAAAACCAACAAAGAGCCACCCAAAACATTTTTTCGCCGCCGCAAACTTCCATTCTTCcgcgatcccatctggaggccttctCCGGCACTCTGACAGAGGGGGGAtcggtcacggagggcttctacatcatccttgctgccttctgatgatgtgtgagtaaccacagacctacgggtccatagctagtagctagatggcttctgaagtaaatatgccctagaggcaataataaagttgttatttatatttccttatatcatgataaatgtttattattcatgctacaattgtattaaccggaaacttagtacatgtgtgaatacatagacaaactgagtgtcactagtatgcctctacttgactagcttattaatcaaagatggttaagtttcctagccatggacaagagttgttatttgataaacaggatcacatcattagagaatgatgtgattgacttgacccatccattagcttagcactataaccgtttagtttattgctattgctttcttccataactataatatttttggtatttttgttgtatagattgaaaagtaaagattgcaaaataaacggcgacagaaatGACTAGTTGACGGGAGACTgatatgatgtaaaatagacccgggggccataggtttcactagtggcttctctcaagatagcatatattatggtgggtgaacaaattactgtcgagcaattgatagaaaagcgcatagttatgagaatatctaggcatgatcatgaatgctacctcttgagcatgcgttggttttcccttgaataggaaagggtgatgcaacacagtagcgtaagtatttccctcagtttttaagaaccaaggtatcaatccagtagtaagtaacacgcaagtcacctagtacccaagcaaacaagaacctcgcaaccaacgtgataaaggggttgtcaatcccttcacggtcacttacaaaagtgagatctgatagagataataagataaatttttttggtatttttatgatataaattggaaaataaagattggaaaataaatggtaatagaaatagcaaatTGATATGAAAAtgatatgatggaagatagacccgggggccataggtttcactagtggattctttcaagatagcaaattcttcggtgggtgaacaaattactgtcgagcaattgatagaaaagcgaatacttatgataatatctaggcatgatcatgtatataggcatcacgtccgcgacaagtagaccgaaatgattctgcatctactactattactccacacatcgaccgctatccggcatgcaactagagtattaagttcataagaacagagtaacgcattaggcaagatgacatgatgtagagggataaactcaagcaatatgatataaaacccatctttttatcctcgatggcaacaatacaatacgtgccttgctgcccctgctgtcactaggaaaggacaccgcaagattgaacccaaagctaagcacttctcccgttgcaagaaagatcaatctagtaggccaaaccaaactgataattcgaagagacttgcaaagatagttaagtcatgcataaaagatgacagagaataatcaaatattgttcatagataatcttgatcataaacccacaattcatcggatctcgacaaacacaccgcaaaaa contains:
- the LOC125535700 gene encoding immune-associated nucleotide-binding protein 9-like — protein: MGGSNYDDDWVLPSADITVVLVGKLGYGKSATGNSILGREAFVSEYSHASVTNTCQMGSTMLTDGRTINVIDTPGLFDMTVTPEDAGKEIVKCMNMAKDGIHAVLMVFSATSRFSREDSSTIETIKVFFGEKIVDHLVLVFTYGDLVGENLLKNMLSNAPDYLQKVVQLCKNRVVLFDNKTKDPRIRTKQLETLLDVVDSVSANNGGNPFTDQMLTRLKEVHDREKEVHDALGYSEDQISELKKEIHRTRDEQLANITAMVEEKLNITVEKLQVQLMEEQNARLEAERVAAEARLKSDEEIRKLKERLEKAQEENEEFRRLAANKCAIL